A stretch of Deltaproteobacteria bacterium DNA encodes these proteins:
- a CDS encoding class II aldolase/adducin family protein: protein MRIGFTVTWKGNSVPADDRTDELRKWCRAFHRLELTPLYRGSSLGNLSFRLHKHDNSFIITASELGLKDCLTDDSFVLVHDCDLEKGIITAGGTRNPSSESMLHHEIYRRRKDVHAIFHGHSRRILEAAHALSIPETCREEPFGSVELVSSVMEILSDHWFIIMKNHGFLSLGRTMREAGEAAVAVHEQASALKTAT from the coding sequence ATGAGAATAGGATTTACCGTCACATGGAAGGGGAACAGTGTTCCCGCCGATGACAGAACAGACGAACTCAGGAAATGGTGCCGCGCCTTCCACCGACTGGAACTGACACCCCTGTACCGGGGCAGCTCCCTGGGAAATCTCAGTTTCCGGTTGCATAAGCATGATAATTCATTCATAATAACGGCATCCGAGCTGGGGCTGAAGGATTGCCTCACCGATGATTCCTTTGTTCTTGTTCATGACTGTGACCTCGAAAAGGGAATCATTACGGCCGGAGGAACCAGAAACCCTTCGTCGGAAAGCATGCTGCACCATGAGATCTACCGCCGGAGAAAAGACGTTCATGCCATCTTTCATGGACATTCAAGGCGCATACTCGAGGCGGCGCATGCGCTTTCAATACCGGAAACATGCCGGGAGGAACCCTTCGGGTCCGTGGAACTGGTGTCGAGCGTAATGGAAATATTAAGCGACCACTGGTTTATCATAATGAAAAACCACGGATTTCTTTCCCTGGGAAGAACCATGAGAGAAGCGGGGGAAGCGGCCGTGGCTGTTCATGAGCAGGCGTCGGCCCTTAAGACTGCAACCTGA
- the trxC gene encoding thioredoxin TrxC, with protein sequence MESVIIPCPRCGTKNRIPRNRLGDRPLCGKCGTPFPARGITGSPVMVSDDTFAEEVISETGLVLVDFWAPWCGPCRMIAPILEELAREYAGRLKVAKLNVDENPLSSSRYETRSIPTMLLFRDGQVVDRLVGAMPRAEIEKRVLSHV encoded by the coding sequence ATGGAAAGCGTGATCATTCCCTGTCCCCGGTGCGGGACGAAAAACCGCATACCCAGGAACAGGCTGGGTGACAGGCCGCTCTGCGGCAAATGCGGAACACCCTTTCCGGCGCGGGGCATCACCGGTTCACCGGTCATGGTTTCCGACGACACCTTTGCCGAGGAGGTCATTTCAGAAACCGGCCTCGTCCTCGTCGATTTCTGGGCCCCCTGGTGCGGTCCCTGCCGGATGATAGCCCCCATCCTCGAAGAACTGGCCCGGGAATACGCGGGACGCCTCAAGGTCGCAAAACTCAACGTTGACGAGAATCCCCTCTCCTCTTCCCGTTATGAAACCAGAAGCATTCCCACCATGCTTCTCTTCCGGGACGGACAGGTTGTCGACCGCCTTGTGGGGGCCATGCCCCGGGCGGAAATCGAAAAAAGGGTCCTGTCCCATGTATGA
- a CDS encoding aminoacyl-tRNA deacylase, protein MAAKEKVTGTPAIRMLKKEKVDFVPHFYRYEDRGGTKVASRELNIGEHLAVKTIVMEDENGDPFIVLMNGDKEVSAKTMARLRGAKTVRPCTPEEVQRHTGYQVGGTSPFGTRKPLPLYMERSILELERIYINGGRRGLLVEMPPAEVVRILDPVIVEAGY, encoded by the coding sequence ATGGCGGCAAAGGAAAAGGTTACCGGCACACCGGCGATCCGGATGCTGAAAAAGGAAAAGGTTGATTTCGTTCCCCATTTTTACCGATATGAGGACCGGGGCGGCACGAAAGTTGCTTCAAGGGAACTGAACATAGGCGAGCACCTTGCCGTGAAGACCATCGTCATGGAGGACGAAAACGGGGACCCCTTCATTGTTCTCATGAACGGCGACAAGGAAGTGTCGGCAAAGACAATGGCCCGCCTGCGGGGGGCAAAGACGGTTCGGCCCTGCACTCCCGAAGAGGTCCAGAGACATACGGGATATCAGGTCGGCGGGACATCCCCTTTCGGAACGAGGAAGCCTTTACCGCTTTATATGGAAAGAAGCATTCTTGAGCTTGAGCGTATCTATATCAACGGAGGCAGGCGGGGCCTGCTGGTCGAGATGCCGCCGGCTGAAGTGGTGAGGATCCTGGACCCCGTGATAGTGGAAGCAGGATATTAG
- a CDS encoding tetratricopeptide repeat protein has product MRKAAFILAVAGIFLFLASCQFFHESKLPETMGVSLVSADDYNNQGIAWRCLGELDQAIECYDRALELDPDHAIAYNNRGVAWRLKGDFQQAVKDYSKALEIDPLLAAAYNNRGVIYGMEGNLGQAIGHYNKALSIDIFCADYYNNRGVAREMKGDLDVAIDNYEKAIEIDSEHAVAFNNLGVAMRVRGDIDQAIDNYNRALELNPAFADAYYNRGIAWKMKGDIRQAVSDMKKALSLNPKNKKYQIFLAYLESRL; this is encoded by the coding sequence ATGAGGAAAGCAGCCTTCATCCTTGCAGTCGCCGGTATTTTTCTTTTCCTGGCCTCCTGCCAGTTCTTCCATGAATCGAAACTTCCGGAAACCATGGGAGTCAGTCTGGTGAGCGCCGATGATTACAATAATCAGGGAATTGCCTGGCGTTGCCTGGGGGAACTGGATCAGGCCATCGAATGCTACGACCGGGCTCTTGAACTGGACCCGGATCATGCCATCGCATACAATAATCGCGGTGTCGCCTGGCGGCTGAAGGGTGATTTCCAGCAGGCCGTCAAGGACTACAGCAAGGCGTTGGAAATAGATCCGCTTCTCGCGGCCGCATACAATAACCGGGGTGTCATTTACGGCATGGAAGGAAATCTCGGACAGGCCATAGGTCATTACAACAAAGCCCTTTCCATCGATATCTTCTGTGCCGATTACTATAACAACCGAGGGGTTGCCAGGGAAATGAAGGGTGACCTGGACGTGGCCATCGATAATTACGAAAAGGCCATCGAGATAGATTCCGAGCATGCCGTCGCCTTTAACAACCTCGGTGTGGCCATGCGGGTCAGGGGCGATATCGACCAGGCCATAGATAATTACAACCGGGCCCTTGAGTTGAACCCCGCCTTCGCGGACGCCTATTACAACCGCGGTATCGCCTGGAAAATGAAGGGAGACATCCGCCAGGCCGTATCGGATATGAAGAAGGCCCTCAGCCTGAATCCCAAGAACAAGAAATACCAGATTTTCCTCGCCTATCTTGAATCACGCCTGTAG
- a CDS encoding HEAT repeat domain-containing protein, whose product MIKKTHSSSAAAALLLLLGILFAACQGDPFAGVKADNPVQWGEAVKKMVAAGDPRVIPYLEEGLKNGNRYVRKTAAWGLGRMKDTAAVESLTAALDDEFWEVRKAAVVALGDIGDDRGIVPLITVLGDADCDVRYSAMRALEKTGAATEDALLAALRSNNGTIREGAAKTLQERGWRPGTVEEEVWFSLALKQWEPVKAGGDAGLPVLVDYLAYDDISSQVMVPLFRAVGPAAVRSLELSLGDDDSTVRARSAEILDALGWKPSTVEMRISYAVARGRWDDLRNMKGDILTPLLKVLRDGDAGIRRQAAEVLSDLHWKPQNDRERIDHLIAKGDWEAVSAEGKGAAGRLVDLLNDRDPSVRSAAALSLGSIGDGDALPALMEALADRDCTVRQAAVEALGLLADPRAVPALIGAMKDRSCDVREKSAPAFARIGEHAVEPLIAVLEENNRYLNEGVLDSLGQIGDPRAVEPVIGTLGDTDKKIRISAARALGEIRDRQAVVPLVEALHDVEQDVRESAAKALGEIGDAAALDPLTELLRDTDNNRFVRENAVEALGNIHGPETIPILVEALGDRNGFVRAKAAGVMGGITDARVEEALIAALADEVYAVQAAAAESLASLGWQPSSETEKAHYLLGMKKWEELAKIGSPAAVPLLAAMKDPDSEVKTEASGALVSIGGDAVEILMNEIADGRSPIRADVAEILGDISDSRSVEVLITALNDDDSGVRKNAAVALGRIGDARAVQPLIGHLRDWWAGEEAAAALEKLNWKPQHEADRIHWLVAKRNFDELKSRWNMTKAVLFADLESGDFNAAENALTALLKMDMTDDIIPELIDRIQRAGNGAMAEAFLNSPEPKLVAAARQWAARHGYSVKK is encoded by the coding sequence ATGATCAAAAAAACGCATAGTTCTTCTGCTGCGGCAGCCCTGCTCCTGCTGCTCGGCATCCTGTTCGCCGCCTGCCAGGGTGATCCCTTCGCCGGCGTGAAAGCCGACAATCCGGTACAGTGGGGGGAAGCGGTGAAAAAAATGGTTGCCGCCGGCGACCCGCGGGTCATACCCTATCTTGAAGAGGGTTTGAAGAACGGCAACCGCTATGTTCGAAAGACCGCCGCCTGGGGGCTTGGCAGAATGAAGGACACCGCGGCCGTCGAGAGCCTCACGGCGGCGCTTGACGATGAATTCTGGGAAGTGCGCAAGGCGGCCGTTGTCGCCCTGGGCGACATAGGTGACGACCGTGGCATTGTTCCTCTTATTACTGTCCTTGGCGACGCCGACTGTGATGTACGGTATTCCGCCATGCGGGCCTTGGAAAAGACCGGTGCGGCCACGGAGGACGCCCTCCTTGCGGCACTGCGTTCGAATAACGGGACGATTAGGGAAGGCGCGGCGAAAACCCTCCAGGAGCGGGGGTGGCGGCCGGGAACCGTCGAGGAAGAAGTATGGTTCTCCCTTGCCCTGAAACAATGGGAGCCGGTCAAGGCCGGCGGGGATGCGGGACTTCCGGTCCTCGTCGACTATCTGGCCTATGATGATATTTCCTCTCAGGTAATGGTACCCCTGTTCCGTGCCGTCGGTCCGGCCGCGGTCCGGTCCCTGGAGCTATCCCTGGGTGATGACGACAGTACCGTTCGTGCCCGGTCAGCGGAGATCCTCGATGCCCTCGGCTGGAAACCCTCGACCGTCGAAATGCGTATCAGCTATGCCGTCGCGCGGGGCCGGTGGGATGACTTACGGAACATGAAGGGGGATATCCTGACGCCGCTTTTGAAGGTGCTTCGGGACGGTGACGCCGGCATCAGGCGCCAGGCCGCCGAGGTCCTGTCCGACCTGCACTGGAAGCCGCAAAACGACCGTGAAAGGATAGATCATCTCATTGCGAAAGGTGATTGGGAGGCGGTATCGGCAGAGGGGAAAGGGGCCGCGGGGCGGCTGGTGGATCTTCTCAATGACCGGGATCCGTCCGTCAGGAGCGCTGCGGCATTGTCGCTCGGCTCCATCGGCGACGGCGACGCACTCCCCGCGCTGATGGAAGCCCTTGCCGATAGGGACTGCACCGTGCGGCAGGCAGCCGTGGAGGCGCTCGGTCTCCTGGCCGATCCGCGGGCGGTGCCTGCGTTGATCGGAGCAATGAAAGACCGCTCCTGTGATGTCCGGGAAAAGTCGGCGCCGGCATTCGCGCGCATCGGTGAGCACGCTGTTGAACCCCTGATCGCCGTCCTGGAGGAGAACAATCGCTATCTGAATGAGGGTGTTCTCGATTCCCTGGGGCAGATCGGTGATCCGCGGGCGGTAGAGCCGGTGATCGGCACACTGGGAGATACTGACAAAAAAATAAGAATATCCGCCGCCCGTGCCCTGGGTGAGATCAGGGATCGACAGGCAGTGGTCCCCCTTGTCGAAGCGCTGCATGATGTGGAGCAGGATGTCCGGGAGAGTGCGGCAAAGGCCCTTGGTGAGATCGGTGATGCGGCGGCCCTGGACCCCTTGACGGAGCTCCTGCGCGATACGGACAACAACCGGTTTGTCAGGGAAAACGCCGTTGAGGCGCTTGGTAACATACATGGACCGGAAACAATACCCATACTCGTGGAAGCTTTGGGGGACCGGAATGGTTTTGTCCGGGCGAAAGCGGCCGGTGTCATGGGTGGAATAACCGACGCCCGGGTGGAAGAGGCACTGATCGCAGCCCTCGCCGATGAGGTCTACGCGGTGCAGGCGGCCGCGGCGGAGTCCCTCGCATCGTTGGGGTGGCAGCCATCGTCGGAAACAGAGAAAGCCCACTATCTTCTGGGCATGAAGAAATGGGAGGAACTGGCGAAGATCGGTTCACCAGCAGCCGTGCCCCTGCTGGCGGCCATGAAGGATCCGGATTCAGAGGTCAAGACGGAGGCGTCCGGGGCCCTTGTTTCCATCGGGGGTGATGCGGTGGAGATCTTGATGAATGAGATCGCGGACGGCAGATCGCCGATCCGGGCCGATGTGGCCGAGATTCTGGGCGATATCAGCGACAGCCGGTCCGTGGAGGTGCTCATAACCGCCCTGAACGACGATGATTCGGGAGTACGAAAAAACGCCGCTGTGGCCCTCGGCAGGATCGGTGACGCCAGGGCGGTGCAGCCGTTGATAGGTCACCTGCGTGACTGGTGGGCCGGCGAGGAAGCCGCCGCGGCTCTCGAGAAGCTGAACTGGAAACCGCAGCATGAGGCCGATCGGATCCACTGGCTGGTTGCGAAGAGAAACTTTGATGAGTTGAAAAGCAGGTGGAACATGACGAAAGCGGTCCTTTTCGCGGACCTCGAATCGGGGGATTTCAATGCGGCGGAGAACGCGCTCACGGCGCTCCTGAAAATGGATATGACTGACGATATTATCCCCGAGCTGATCGACAGGATACAGCGGGCGGGGAACGGTGCAATGGCGGAGGCGTTTTTGAACTCACCGGAACCGAAGCTTGTCGCGGCAGCCCGCCAGTGGGCGGCCCGGCACGGATATTCCGTAAAGAAGTAG
- a CDS encoding alpha/beta hydrolase, whose amino-acid sequence MSEPLTLTQNIGDVDLSYLQYDGEGETIILLHATGFLPWLWHPVARRLSPQYRILAPYFCDHRVTDPREGGLNWMTLARDMSAFCREKGIASPFLVGHSMGATVLTIADAHFDLNARGMILIEPIFLPQDFYRIGIGVEDHPLASKSIKRRNHWNDGTEALEYLRTKPLFRNWDTEMLELYIRFGMTPGETGGLQLLCSPQREAALFMGGMQYDPWPLLSRVSCPTLVLEGEESENRSYIDLPGAASLFPRGTHRLIPGAGHLIPMEQPAGIAEIIRDFFGGIGS is encoded by the coding sequence ATGAGCGAACCGCTCACGCTGACGCAGAATATCGGTGATGTCGATCTTTCCTACCTCCAGTATGACGGCGAGGGGGAAACGATCATTTTACTCCATGCCACGGGATTTCTCCCCTGGCTCTGGCACCCGGTCGCGCGGCGGCTCTCCCCGCAATACCGTATCCTTGCCCCTTACTTCTGCGACCACCGCGTCACCGACCCCAGAGAGGGCGGCCTGAACTGGATGACCCTTGCCCGCGACATGTCCGCTTTCTGTCGTGAGAAGGGGATCGCATCCCCTTTTCTGGTGGGTCATTCCATGGGGGCCACGGTGCTCACGATCGCCGATGCCCATTTTGACCTCAATGCCCGCGGAATGATCCTGATCGAGCCGATCTTCCTGCCGCAGGACTTTTACCGTATCGGTATCGGGGTCGAAGATCACCCCCTGGCGTCGAAATCGATCAAACGGCGCAACCACTGGAATGACGGCACGGAAGCCCTTGAGTACCTGAGGACGAAACCGCTCTTCAGAAACTGGGACACGGAAATGCTCGAACTGTACATTCGATTCGGCATGACACCGGGTGAAACGGGGGGATTGCAGCTTCTCTGCTCACCCCAGCGCGAAGCGGCGCTCTTCATGGGCGGCATGCAGTATGATCCGTGGCCGCTGCTCTCACGGGTCTCATGCCCCACCCTCGTCCTGGAAGGTGAAGAAAGTGAAAACAGGAGTTACATTGATCTTCCCGGGGCGGCATCTCTGTTCCCCAGGGGAACCCACCGGCTGATCCCCGGTGCGGGTCACCTGATACCCATGGAACAACCTGCCGGTATCGCGGAGATAATCAGGGATTTCTTTGGTGGCATCGGGTCATGA
- a CDS encoding helix-turn-helix transcriptional regulator produces the protein MLPPMAARKKETEFNDYFDFLWKRAGILKMSKGRFMKASGLSPQRFSEFSQGTRNITGEYLLKMLGGLGMTPEELERFSGIPFGFEQRTELQFDGFVKSHRVLIEALMRDPAMLHVCKLIVSTRGFWNNPYVKRLISKFTDKRTDRPDR, from the coding sequence ATGCTTCCACCCATGGCAGCCCGAAAGAAAGAAACGGAATTCAACGATTATTTTGACTTTCTCTGGAAGCGCGCCGGCATCCTGAAAATGAGCAAGGGACGGTTCATGAAGGCTTCCGGGCTGTCTCCGCAACGGTTCAGCGAGTTCTCCCAGGGAACGCGGAACATCACCGGTGAGTACCTTCTGAAGATGCTGGGCGGGCTCGGCATGACGCCGGAGGAACTGGAACGGTTCAGCGGCATCCCCTTCGGCTTCGAACAGCGCACGGAGCTCCAGTTCGACGGTTTTGTAAAAAGTCACCGGGTATTGATAGAGGCCCTCATGAGAGACCCGGCGATGCTGCATGTCTGCAAACTGATCGTTTCAACACGGGGGTTCTGGAACAACCCTTATGTCAAAAGGCTGATTTCAAAATTCACAGACAAAAGGACTGACCGCCCGGACCGGTAG
- a CDS encoding PAS domain S-box protein, with protein MSLRLKTTIIIIIATAVLLGLLWGVSSIIVGRGFGRVEEADMRHSLEVLLSALNNEIQNITAANADYAFWDDTCEFIETGSETYMTVNFTEDTFTDFRLNFVLFVDLSGWVVYARGFDLKAGRERPVPRSLTKAAHIQRFLIGEAEIDRCLSGIVTLPEGNVLISSCPIINSRKEGPVRGALIMGRYLDELEVYRLSGMLHLPVTLFPFRDGVMPPEVAHVYAEGGGKDGFAVQPIDERTIAGYAIVNDMDGKPALALRAEKPRAIHLQSQKTLRYFVIILVIAAAVFASIIFQLLEISVLSRLRRIQKKVQVIGSTRQFSERLSEPGRDELASLSADIDYMIENIEKEQKLRQESEERYRLHFLHSSDVFYTLSPDFVVQDVSGSVERIMGYKPEEMIGRNFLELNILAPESLDRAVADTGKVLAGGTVKASVYRFITRDGQERFGEVSGIPVYRDGRVTAIVSVGRDITERRLVEEALQESEERFRAIAVTARDAIIMMDGEGAITYWNPAAESVFGYGNSEALGSDLHTLLAPERYQAAYREGVRKFRYTGSGDAVGKTLELEAVRKDGTEILVELSLSSIQMKGDWYAVGIVRDITERKETEELLRLSKERYQNLVENINDIVYTIDEGGVITYVSPSVETITDYTVSDLVGTNFIDLVHQDDLPLVMTRFREIINGDIGPAEYRMIMKSGTARWVRTSSRPIMADGFFAGMTGLLVDVDDRKDAELELQSQREHLELINKILRHDLINDLTIIKSALNLYQETGEAELLEESTKHVDKSVGLIRTMKEFESFIAAHSELKIYNIGELLLSLSKNYPSLAVTVEGSGRVLADESLSSVIDNILRNAVIHGKTDRVSVTIETEEQFCVVRIADYGKGIPADVRDKVFDEGFMFGETGQTGLGLHIVKRAMDNYGGTVHVEENTPQGAVFVLRFRSIAGSR; from the coding sequence ATGAGCCTTCGACTGAAGACAACCATCATCATTATAATTGCTACTGCGGTCCTGCTCGGTCTGCTCTGGGGTGTTTCCTCGATCATTGTCGGCAGGGGTTTCGGCCGGGTGGAAGAAGCGGATATGCGTCATTCCCTGGAGGTTCTCCTCAGTGCTTTGAACAACGAGATACAGAACATTACCGCTGCCAATGCCGACTATGCCTTCTGGGACGACACCTGTGAGTTCATCGAGACCGGCAGCGAAACCTATATGACAGTCAATTTCACGGAAGATACCTTCACCGATTTTCGTCTCAACTTTGTTCTTTTTGTCGACCTGTCGGGGTGGGTCGTCTACGCACGGGGATTCGATCTGAAGGCCGGCAGGGAACGGCCGGTACCACGGTCCCTGACGAAGGCAGCCCATATTCAGCGGTTCCTCATCGGGGAGGCTGAGATCGACCGGTGCCTCAGTGGCATCGTTACCCTCCCGGAGGGGAATGTCCTGATTTCATCCTGTCCCATCATCAACAGCCGCAAGGAAGGACCGGTGAGGGGGGCTCTCATCATGGGGCGGTATCTCGATGAGCTTGAAGTATATCGCCTCTCGGGCATGCTCCATCTTCCGGTGACCCTGTTCCCCTTCCGTGACGGGGTGATGCCTCCTGAGGTTGCTCATGTCTATGCCGAAGGTGGGGGAAAGGACGGGTTTGCGGTACAACCCATTGATGAGCGGACGATCGCGGGATACGCGATCGTGAATGACATGGACGGAAAACCGGCGCTGGCGCTGCGCGCTGAAAAACCGCGGGCCATCCATCTCCAAAGCCAAAAAACTCTCAGATATTTCGTCATTATTCTTGTTATTGCCGCGGCCGTCTTCGCGTCGATCATCTTTCAGCTCCTGGAGATATCCGTTCTCTCACGGCTCAGACGGATCCAAAAGAAAGTGCAGGTAATCGGTTCGACCCGGCAATTTTCCGAAAGGCTCTCTGAGCCGGGAAGGGATGAACTGGCGAGCCTGTCGGCCGATATCGATTACATGATTGAAAATATTGAGAAAGAACAGAAACTACGCCAAGAGAGCGAGGAGCGGTATCGTCTTCACTTCCTGCATTCCTCCGACGTCTTTTATACCCTGTCACCGGATTTCGTCGTACAGGATGTATCGGGAAGTGTGGAGAGGATCATGGGGTACAAGCCGGAGGAGATGATAGGCAGGAACTTTCTGGAGTTGAACATTCTGGCCCCCGAGTCCCTCGACCGGGCGGTTGCAGATACCGGAAAGGTGCTTGCCGGTGGAACGGTAAAGGCCTCGGTCTACAGGTTCATTACCAGGGACGGACAGGAACGATTCGGAGAGGTCTCGGGCATCCCCGTATATCGGGACGGACGGGTGACGGCAATCGTATCGGTGGGTCGCGACATAACCGAGCGCAGGCTGGTGGAAGAAGCGCTTCAGGAGAGTGAGGAGCGGTTCAGGGCCATAGCGGTGACCGCACGGGATGCCATCATCATGATGGATGGAGAAGGTGCGATCACGTACTGGAACCCGGCGGCTGAATCGGTCTTCGGCTATGGGAACAGCGAGGCCCTCGGCAGCGATCTTCATACCCTGCTTGCCCCGGAACGATATCAAGCGGCATACAGAGAGGGGGTCAGAAAATTCCGGTATACCGGGTCCGGTGATGCCGTGGGCAAAACGCTTGAACTTGAGGCAGTCAGAAAGGACGGGACGGAAATACTGGTGGAACTGTCTCTCTCATCGATACAGATGAAGGGCGATTGGTACGCCGTGGGAATTGTGCGGGACATAACGGAACGCAAAGAAACGGAGGAACTCCTGCGGTTGAGCAAGGAGCGCTATCAGAACCTCGTTGAGAATATCAATGACATCGTGTACACGATCGATGAAGGAGGGGTCATCACCTACGTCAGCCCATCGGTGGAAACGATCACCGATTACACCGTTTCGGACCTCGTCGGTACAAATTTCATCGACCTTGTACACCAGGACGACCTTCCCCTGGTCATGACCAGGTTTAGGGAAATCATCAACGGAGATATAGGGCCTGCCGAATATCGTATGATCATGAAATCGGGAACAGCGAGGTGGGTGAGGACATCGAGCCGCCCCATCATGGCTGACGGTTTTTTCGCCGGAATGACGGGACTCCTGGTGGACGTGGATGATCGGAAGGATGCGGAGCTTGAGTTACAGTCGCAACGGGAACACCTTGAACTTATCAACAAGATCCTCCGGCATGACCTGATCAACGACCTGACGATCATAAAAAGCGCTCTGAACCTGTACCAGGAGACGGGGGAAGCGGAGCTCCTGGAAGAGTCGACCAAGCACGTGGACAAAAGTGTTGGCCTCATCCGGACCATGAAGGAATTTGAATCCTTCATCGCCGCCCACAGTGAGCTGAAGATCTATAACATCGGGGAACTGCTCCTGTCATTGTCGAAAAACTACCCGTCGCTGGCTGTAACCGTCGAGGGGAGCGGGCGTGTCCTCGCCGATGAATCGCTGAGCTCAGTTATCGACAATATCCTGCGCAATGCCGTTATTCATGGAAAGACGGACCGTGTTTCCGTCACGATAGAAACGGAAGAACAGTTCTGTGTCGTCAGGATCGCCGATTACGGGAAGGGGATCCCCGCCGATGTCAGGGATAAGGTTTTCGATGAGGGATTCATGTTCGGCGAAACGGGACAAACGGGATTGGGGCTGCACATTGTGAAGCGGGCCATGGATAATTACGGGGGGACCGTCCACGTGGAGGAAAATACCCCGCAGGGTGCCGTTTTCGTCCTTCGGTTCAGGTCGATCGCAGGTTCACGATGA
- the rdgC gene encoding recombination-associated protein RdgC, protein MGLIKGTITFSRYHVAGDLPQDFSAFFDRELKKYAFDNSSVVREKSLGWTGLENVLDRNFEYASYHLGECLVFSLRIDRRTIPPALLRLRILEAEKARAEETGRRRLSRSERKDIKEQVRQRLLEKVPAIPSFHDVIWCPAKGWLIIGTTAPSVMEDFEKYFDRSFSLKLVPALPWTGEEDIPPLPGREFLTWLWFKSEERNGTMLVPGLGDIEVVFSRRVVFESGEGEYTETVVCQGLHADLSEGKTALRRAKKIREARLGLGIGTDRMECTIKADRFLYQSLNILSDFDEEEEEREAKLLYRTSAIERMVDTMEKLFALFLERRRSAAWEQEELPRMKKWMEQGR, encoded by the coding sequence ATGGGGTTGATAAAAGGGACGATAACCTTCTCACGATATCACGTGGCGGGTGATCTACCGCAGGATTTTTCCGCCTTTTTCGACAGGGAACTGAAAAAATACGCCTTCGATAACTCCTCGGTCGTTCGTGAAAAATCCCTGGGCTGGACGGGTCTTGAAAATGTCCTTGATCGGAATTTTGAATACGCCAGCTATCATCTGGGTGAATGCCTTGTTTTTTCCCTGCGCATCGACCGGCGGACCATACCGCCCGCGCTGCTCCGGCTCAGGATACTGGAAGCCGAAAAGGCCCGGGCTGAGGAAACAGGCCGGCGGCGCCTCTCCCGTTCGGAACGGAAAGACATAAAGGAGCAGGTCCGCCAGAGGCTGCTCGAGAAGGTTCCCGCGATCCCCTCGTTCCATGACGTCATCTGGTGCCCGGCGAAGGGGTGGCTCATTATCGGCACGACGGCACCGTCGGTCATGGAAGATTTCGAAAAGTACTTCGACCGCTCCTTTTCCCTGAAACTGGTCCCCGCCCTTCCCTGGACAGGTGAAGAAGATATTCCGCCCCTGCCGGGCCGCGAGTTCCTGACCTGGCTCTGGTTCAAGAGCGAGGAGAGGAACGGCACCATGCTGGTCCCCGGGCTCGGCGACATAGAGGTCGTTTTCTCCCGCAGGGTGGTCTTCGAATCAGGTGAGGGAGAATATACCGAAACGGTCGTCTGCCAGGGGCTGCACGCGGACCTCAGTGAAGGAAAGACGGCGCTCAGGCGGGCGAAGAAGATCAGGGAAGCACGCCTCGGCCTGGGCATCGGAACGGACCGGATGGAGTGCACCATCAAGGCGGACCGTTTTCTCTATCAATCGTTGAACATCCTTTCCGATTTCGATGAAGAAGAGGAAGAAAGGGAGGCAAAACTGCTTTACCGGACGTCCGCCATCGAGAGAATGGTTGACACGATGGAGAAACTCTTTGCGCTGTTCCTGGAGCGGCGGCGCTCCGCGGCGTGGGAACAGGAAGAACTTCCCCGCATGAAAAAATGGATGGAGCAGGGTCGGTAA